The following proteins come from a genomic window of Deinococcus sp. KSM4-11:
- a CDS encoding DapH/DapD/GlmU-related protein, producing MIRRVLGTIASLGLFRSNRRRGILVDFRSRVTDSVLEGHNRIYGAVVISQSSVGLGTYVAYGTHIHQASLGRYCSIGQHARIGGLGRHPSALFTSHPAFYSPRAQAGFSFVSRSLYEEYAPTTVGHNTWIGYGAVVLDGVNVGNNVIVAAGAVVAADVPDGSVVGGVPARLIRQRLEVSAATWWTLPMEELRELVTAAQDSDFGVYNDRFEHLLDRDRSD from the coding sequence GTGATCCGCCGGGTCTTGGGAACCATCGCCTCATTGGGACTGTTCCGTTCAAATAGGCGGCGGGGCATCCTGGTCGATTTCCGCAGCCGCGTGACGGACTCAGTGCTGGAGGGGCACAACCGCATCTACGGGGCCGTGGTCATATCACAGTCGTCCGTGGGACTGGGCACGTATGTTGCGTATGGCACGCATATCCACCAGGCCAGCCTAGGGCGCTACTGCAGCATCGGACAGCATGCCCGGATTGGTGGGTTGGGACGTCATCCGTCGGCATTATTTACGTCCCACCCTGCCTTTTATTCACCGCGAGCGCAGGCGGGTTTCTCATTCGTTTCTCGATCCCTGTATGAGGAGTATGCGCCGACCACCGTTGGCCATAACACTTGGATCGGGTATGGCGCGGTAGTCCTCGATGGAGTGAATGTCGGCAACAACGTGATTGTGGCAGCCGGCGCCGTGGTCGCCGCTGACGTTCCGGACGGCAGTGTGGTGGGTGGCGTACCCGCCCGGCTCATCCGTCAGCGCCTGGAAGTGAGTGCCGCGACGTGGTGGACACTTCCGATGGAGGAACTGCGTGAATTGGTGACTGCAGCGCAGGACTCAGATTTCGGTGTCTACAACGACCGCTTCGAGCACCTGCTCGACCGTGACCGAAGTGATTGA